One segment of Daphnia magna isolate NIES linkage group LG2, ASM2063170v1.1, whole genome shotgun sequence DNA contains the following:
- the LOC116917231 gene encoding uncharacterized protein LOC116917231 isoform X1, giving the protein MLSTDKAAPGLITLFDSNSSHARADQLIAINGKQMVFDIRNIHLALPTESCGQMFLIVALWNSSDDVEKTLMSTIAWPFQVTCETNADLALYVELEPFPPAHGIFVHNMTIVIGIPMSQQLMGLKFSLQNVNSSSFLRRTSVSVPKVMAYLTQKAHSLLAKSLVRYDTLEYRLGDEILHGDQLIDLLLDQSSPEIKQGQKIHLNTSQLQLFTTSICGEAWMVFRLDLEDVNVENNFAVIPVIIDCSVLSESLNTNMETCGVVPNEFSMGRSALMFTSMQFGSAMSLNAFLYKTEEKTYLPLRGNENFVPEILDAFRMIQLERNRLSKLNQCPFHPELRLNFNTTLFGHLYHLILLLNESWIPSNQTEEQRAQQEKILLISQALGGLLFASTSYNSVPAYFMDSVLNGLFSYWPFFPFDLSSIQSASPPAQDINPSLQSWHERFAKVVTHFMRTTVYADYEGKPNPDTGLQNFLNQLLWSPDALQSATLSKNSVDKLRQFLLLVLQKNLPRTFDDLPSAISNALTSFSEEVRSLIPVEEAQVWIGINTVYHAVQQSIKLLSLTHDEWKSDVAPNQGDISDKLAVLGSMISAVNTSVVVTRLTLLIRKIQESVSLNKQWILMEGMSDTALDAELYCRTLALNRIRFRENPEAGNLFNELDRITFWKRDSGVIYRGDISGITGRLYWNRIAVCHCNSFSKYQTREAMP; this is encoded by the exons ATGCTTAGTACAGATAAAGCCGCACCAGGATTAATTACTCTTTTTGACTCCAATTCATCGC ATGCCAGAGCAGACCAGCTGATCGCGATTAATGGAAAACAAATGGTGTTTGATATACGCAACATACATTTGGCACTTCCAACAGAATCATGCGGCCAGATGTTTCTCATTGTTGCGCTATGGAACAGTTCAGATGATGTTGAGAAGACACTCATGTCGACTATAGCATGGCCTTTCCAGGTTACTTGTGAAACTA ACGCAGATCTAGCCTTATACGTCGAGCTAGAACCGTTTCCGCCAGCTCACGGAATATTCGTTCACAACATGACCATTGTGATTGGCATTCCTATGTCTCAACAACTAATGG gtttaaaattttctttacaGAACGTAAACAGTTCTTCATTCTTACGTCGTACCAGTGTAAGCGTGCCTAAAGTTATGGCCTACTTGACTCAAAAAGCGCACAGCCTCTTAGCGAAAAG CCTCGTAAGGTACGATACTCTAGAATATCGCTTGGGTGACGAAATCTTACACGGAGACCAACTAATTGATTTACTGTTAGATCAGAGTTCACCGG aaattaaacaaGGCCAAAAGATTCATTTGAATACTAGCCAACTACAGCTTTTTACCACCAGCATATGCGGCGAAGCGTGGATGGTTTTTCGGCTAGATCTGGAAGACGTCAATGTTGAAAACAATTTTGCTGTTATTCCGGTCATCATCGATTGTTCGG TATTATCTGAATCGCTGAATACCAATATGGAAACCTGTGGTGTTGTTCCCAATGAATTCTCTATGGGCCGTTCAGCTCTCATGTTCACTTCAATGCAATTCGGCAGTGCTATGTCATTGAACGCGTTTCTTTATAAG acagaagaaaaaacctaTCTACCATTGCGAGGAAATGAGAATTTTGTTCCCGAAATACTCGACGCATTTCGAATGATTCAACTTGAGCGGAATCGCTTAAGCAAATTAAATCA ATGCCCATTTCATCCGGAACTGCGTCTCAATTTCAATACCACACTCTTTGGCCATCTttatcatttgattttattattgaatGAAAGTTGGATACCCTCCAATCAG ACTGAGGAACAGAGGGCACAGCaggaaaaaattcttttaataaGCCAAGCTTTAGGTGGACTTTTATTTGCTTCTACGTCTTACAACTCCGTTCCGGCATATTTTATGGATTCCGTTTTAAACGGCTTGTTTAGTTACTGgccattttttccttttgaccTGTCATCCATACAAAGCGCTTCTCCGCCCGCGCAAGATATTAATCCATCTCTTCAATCTTGGCACGAGCGCTTTGCTAAAGTCGTGACCCATTTTATGCGTACAACTGTTTATGCCGACTATGAAGGGAAGCCTAATCCGGATACAG gGTTGCAGAATTTTCTAAATCAGCTTTTGTGGAGTCCAGATGCCCTTCAAAGCGCTACTCTATCGAAAAATTCGGTGGACAAACTTCGccagtttcttcttttagttttacAGAAAAATCTGCCAAGGACCTTCGATGATTTGCCATCCGCAATTTCCAACGCGCTTAC ATCTTTTTCTGAAGAAGTAAGGTCGCTCATACCGGTTGAAGAAGCCCAAGTCTGGATAGGAATCAACACTGTGTATCATGCTGTCCAGCAAAGTATAAAACTTCTCTCTCTGACACATGATGAATGGAAAAGTGACGTCGCACCGAATCAAGGAGATATCAGCGACAAATTGGCCGTTTTAGGTTCGATGATAAGTGCTGTGAATACATCCGTGGTTGTCACACGTCTGACTTTGTTAATTCGAAAG atcCAAGAGAGTGTGTCTTTGAACAAACAATGGATACTGATGGAAGGCATGTCCGATACTGCTTTAGATGCTGAACTATATTGCCGAACACTCGCTCTTAATCGAATTAGATTTCGGGAAAATCCAGAAGCTGGAAATTTGTTTAATGAGCTGGATCGCATCACTTTCTGGAAACGAG ATTCTGGAGTAATTTACCGTGGGGATATAAGTGGTATAACTGGCCGATTGTATTGGAACAGAATTGCCGTATGTCACTGCAATAGTTTTTCAAAATACCAGACACGTGAAGCTATGCCTTGA
- the LOC116917231 gene encoding uncharacterized protein LOC116917231 isoform X2, whose amino-acid sequence MAFPDADLALYVELEPFPPAHGIFVHNMTIVIGIPMSQQLMGLKFSLQNVNSSSFLRRTSVSVPKVMAYLTQKAHSLLAKSLVRYDTLEYRLGDEILHGDQLIDLLLDQSSPEIKQGQKIHLNTSQLQLFTTSICGEAWMVFRLDLEDVNVENNFAVIPVIIDCSVLSESLNTNMETCGVVPNEFSMGRSALMFTSMQFGSAMSLNAFLYKTEEKTYLPLRGNENFVPEILDAFRMIQLERNRLSKLNQCPFHPELRLNFNTTLFGHLYHLILLLNESWIPSNQTEEQRAQQEKILLISQALGGLLFASTSYNSVPAYFMDSVLNGLFSYWPFFPFDLSSIQSASPPAQDINPSLQSWHERFAKVVTHFMRTTVYADYEGKPNPDTGLQNFLNQLLWSPDALQSATLSKNSVDKLRQFLLLVLQKNLPRTFDDLPSAISNALTSFSEEVRSLIPVEEAQVWIGINTVYHAVQQSIKLLSLTHDEWKSDVAPNQGDISDKLAVLGSMISAVNTSVVVTRLTLLIRKIQESVSLNKQWILMEGMSDTALDAELYCRTLALNRIRFRENPEAGNLFNELDRITFWKRDSGVIYRGDISGITGRLYWNRIAVCHCNSFSKYQTREAMP is encoded by the exons ATGGCCTTTCCAG ACGCAGATCTAGCCTTATACGTCGAGCTAGAACCGTTTCCGCCAGCTCACGGAATATTCGTTCACAACATGACCATTGTGATTGGCATTCCTATGTCTCAACAACTAATGG gtttaaaattttctttacaGAACGTAAACAGTTCTTCATTCTTACGTCGTACCAGTGTAAGCGTGCCTAAAGTTATGGCCTACTTGACTCAAAAAGCGCACAGCCTCTTAGCGAAAAG CCTCGTAAGGTACGATACTCTAGAATATCGCTTGGGTGACGAAATCTTACACGGAGACCAACTAATTGATTTACTGTTAGATCAGAGTTCACCGG aaattaaacaaGGCCAAAAGATTCATTTGAATACTAGCCAACTACAGCTTTTTACCACCAGCATATGCGGCGAAGCGTGGATGGTTTTTCGGCTAGATCTGGAAGACGTCAATGTTGAAAACAATTTTGCTGTTATTCCGGTCATCATCGATTGTTCGG TATTATCTGAATCGCTGAATACCAATATGGAAACCTGTGGTGTTGTTCCCAATGAATTCTCTATGGGCCGTTCAGCTCTCATGTTCACTTCAATGCAATTCGGCAGTGCTATGTCATTGAACGCGTTTCTTTATAAG acagaagaaaaaacctaTCTACCATTGCGAGGAAATGAGAATTTTGTTCCCGAAATACTCGACGCATTTCGAATGATTCAACTTGAGCGGAATCGCTTAAGCAAATTAAATCA ATGCCCATTTCATCCGGAACTGCGTCTCAATTTCAATACCACACTCTTTGGCCATCTttatcatttgattttattattgaatGAAAGTTGGATACCCTCCAATCAG ACTGAGGAACAGAGGGCACAGCaggaaaaaattcttttaataaGCCAAGCTTTAGGTGGACTTTTATTTGCTTCTACGTCTTACAACTCCGTTCCGGCATATTTTATGGATTCCGTTTTAAACGGCTTGTTTAGTTACTGgccattttttccttttgaccTGTCATCCATACAAAGCGCTTCTCCGCCCGCGCAAGATATTAATCCATCTCTTCAATCTTGGCACGAGCGCTTTGCTAAAGTCGTGACCCATTTTATGCGTACAACTGTTTATGCCGACTATGAAGGGAAGCCTAATCCGGATACAG gGTTGCAGAATTTTCTAAATCAGCTTTTGTGGAGTCCAGATGCCCTTCAAAGCGCTACTCTATCGAAAAATTCGGTGGACAAACTTCGccagtttcttcttttagttttacAGAAAAATCTGCCAAGGACCTTCGATGATTTGCCATCCGCAATTTCCAACGCGCTTAC ATCTTTTTCTGAAGAAGTAAGGTCGCTCATACCGGTTGAAGAAGCCCAAGTCTGGATAGGAATCAACACTGTGTATCATGCTGTCCAGCAAAGTATAAAACTTCTCTCTCTGACACATGATGAATGGAAAAGTGACGTCGCACCGAATCAAGGAGATATCAGCGACAAATTGGCCGTTTTAGGTTCGATGATAAGTGCTGTGAATACATCCGTGGTTGTCACACGTCTGACTTTGTTAATTCGAAAG atcCAAGAGAGTGTGTCTTTGAACAAACAATGGATACTGATGGAAGGCATGTCCGATACTGCTTTAGATGCTGAACTATATTGCCGAACACTCGCTCTTAATCGAATTAGATTTCGGGAAAATCCAGAAGCTGGAAATTTGTTTAATGAGCTGGATCGCATCACTTTCTGGAAACGAG ATTCTGGAGTAATTTACCGTGGGGATATAAGTGGTATAACTGGCCGATTGTATTGGAACAGAATTGCCGTATGTCACTGCAATAGTTTTTCAAAATACCAGACACGTGAAGCTATGCCTTGA